A region of Toxorhynchites rutilus septentrionalis strain SRP chromosome 1, ASM2978413v1, whole genome shotgun sequence DNA encodes the following proteins:
- the LOC129761621 gene encoding calmodulin-like yields MSAPKLTEEQIERYREWFEALDEDRNGSIPLSRLESALADTVGMGMPLVFKPYEEWQRMIRDADADVNGTIELHEFLHMMARTNHSKSAARFYRRAFKFFDIDCDGYMTPDELYSRIYRYQKHITNEELSAFMEAADGNKDGKISCDEFVDFMMS; encoded by the coding sequence ATGTCCGCCCCAAAGCTAACGGAAGAGCAGATAGAGCGATATCGGGAGTGGTTCGAAGCGCTCGATGAGGATCGCAATGGTTCAATCCCACTTTCGCGCTTGGAATCGGCCCTAGCAGACACTGTAGGCATGGGCATGCCACTGGTATTCAAGCCCTACGAGGAGTGGCAGCGAATGATCCGTGATGCCGATGCGGACGTTAATGGAACAATCGAACTGCACGAGTTTCTGCACATGATGGCACGGACAAATCATAGCAAATCGGCGGCGCGATTCTATCGACGAGCGTTCAAATTCTTTGACATAGATTGCGACGGGTACATGACTCCGGATGAGTTGTACAGTCGGATTTATAGATACCAGAAGCATATAACCAACGAGGAACTTTCGGCCTTCATGGAGGCAGCGGATGGGAATAAGGATGGGAAGATCAGCTGCGACGAGTTTGTGGATTTTATGATGAGTTAA